Proteins from a single region of Carassius gibelio isolate Cgi1373 ecotype wild population from Czech Republic chromosome B15, carGib1.2-hapl.c, whole genome shotgun sequence:
- the LOC127972379 gene encoding putative gustatory receptor clone PTE03 — protein sequence MENGTYFYLMLFENIGYIRYAFFGLGFIVYCAIVLFNALIILAIVLEGTLHQPMYILISCLSVNSVFGTAAFFPRLLTDLLSDTHSVSREACILQAFVIYSYASNENTILMLMAFDRYVAISKPLQYNNIMTPRILSFLISISCIYPMLCLGIAGILNARLTMCGNKLWKVYCHNWEIVKLSCANSIVNNVFGLFILTTTVIMPLSFILYSYVKILIICRKSSLDFRRKAYQTCIPHIVILLNFSVALFCEVTLSRIANLELPKGLSVILSLEFLVVPPILDPVVYGLNFPKIRKKIIWITKACIKL from the coding sequence ATGGAAAATGGAAcgtatttttatttgatgttgtTTGAAAATATTGGGTACATAAGATATGCTTTCTTCGGATTGGGATTTATTGTATATTGTGCAATTGTACTTTTTAATGCCCTTATTATTCTTGCAATTGTTCTGGAAGGGACATTGCACCAGCCcatgtacattttgatttcatgtttgtCCGTCAACTCTGTGTTTGGAACAGCTGCTTTTTTCCCAAGGTTACTGACAGACTTGCTGTCTGATACACACTCAGTCTCCCGTGAAGCATGTATCCTACAGGCTTTTGTCATTTATTCATATGCATCAAATGAAAACACAATCTTAATGTTAATGGCATTTGACAGGTATGTAGCGATCAGTAAACCATTACAATACAACAACATAATGACCCCAaggattttatcttttttaatatcTATCAGCTGTATTTATCCAATGCTTTGTCTTGGTATTGCTGGTATATTAAATGCTAGACTCACAATGTGTGGTAACAAACTTTGGAAGGTATACTGTCACAACTGGGAAATTGTCAAGCTTTCTTGCGCAAACAGTATTGTTAATAATGTTTTTGGCTTGTTCATACTGACTACAACTGTGATCATGCCTTTAAGTTTTATATTATACTCTTATGTTAAAATTCTTATCATTTGTAGAAAAAGCTCACTAGATTTCAGGAGAAAAGCATATCAAACTTGTATTCCGCACATAGTGATCCTCTTAAATTTCTCAGTAGCACTTTTTTGCGAGGTCACTTTGAGTCGGATTGCAAATTTGGAACTCCCTAAAGGGCTGTCAGTCATTCTTTCATTAGAGTTTCTCGTTGTCCCACCCATCCTGGACCCAGTTGTTTATGGTTTGAATTTTCCTAAAATTCGCAAAAAAATTATATGGATTACTAAAGCTTGCATAAAGCTGTAA